AAAACAAGGAGAATAAAAGCGTAATCGGCAGCAATACTTTCTTGCGGGAACCGGATATGTCGGAAATGGAACCGAATACCCATCCGGAAATAGCCCAACAGATTGACAACATCGATACAATCAATCCGATTTGGCCGTTATTCAGCTTCAGGTCAGGTGCAATAAACGGAAAAAGGAAAACAACGCTTAATCGTTCCATAAATACAAAACCAAAAGTAAAAAACATCATCAGAACGATTCCGTTTTCATAGCGAAAAAATGAACGTTTTGCATTTGTTTGCATGAATACTCCCCCTAAACCATTTTTCGATTTGTTTTGACTTGTTTTGGCTTTTGCGACACATGGAAATGCTGATGGAATGGTGCAAAATTGATCTTTGCCGATCGCATTGATCTTTGCTCACCGCAGCAGCAGGTAAACGCTTTCATAAATTAAAAACATCACACCTTTGGAAAGCAAGTATTCTTTCACACCAAATCAGTCATACCAAGTCGATCGTACCAAATCGATGTCTGTATCATTTCTTGAACACCACCTTTCCGATTCAATCGTTCGAATATTCTTTTTGCTTTTGCTGTCATATTACCCCTTTCATGTTGCATATGTAAGTGTACTGTTCTTATATACGCAACAAATGGGTAAATTTTATAAAATTTGTCTCATCATTCTTCTTGATTTGCAGGATCGGAGTATGATTTGGCTTCTCTAAGTGTCCAACCCTCATACAAAATCGAACTACTATGTTATGATAGAATTGTGAATCGGAAGCAAACGTATTGCGCCAAGATCGTAGTTTTTCTCATTAAATCAGGTATAGCAGTCATGGAGGAATATAAGATTCTGATGAATAAAGTAAGTATGGAAGATATTATCGTAGCCAATCATGTACTAAAAGATGTGATTCGTCGAACCCCATTGCAAAAGAATAGTATTTTATCTGACCGTTATCATTGCAACGTGTATTTGAAACGGGAAGACCTTCAGGTTGTTCGTTCTTTTAAAATTAGAGGAGCTTATCATTTGATCCGCAATTTATCTGAAGAACAATGGAAAACCGGCGTAGTATGCGCCAGTGCGGGAAACCATGCACAAGGCGTCGCGTTTTCTTGTAATTTCCTGAAAATAAACGGAAAAATTTTTATGCCGTCTACAACCCCAAGGCAGAAAATCTCACAAGTGAAACTATTTGGCGGGCCCTATGTAGAAGTGATTCTGACAGGCGATACGTTTGATGATTCGTTTCATGAAGCGATGAAATATTGTACGGAACATCAAATGGTATTCGTCCACCCGTTTGACGATCCTGCCGTGATTGCAGGTCAAGGAACTGTGGGAATGGAAATCATGAACGAAATGGAAGAACCTGTCGATTTCGTATTTGGAAGTATTGGCGGGGGCGGTCTCATGTCTGGGGTCGGCACATACATTAAAGGAATCAGTCCTTCGACCCGGATCATCGGCGTCGAACCACAGGGAGCTCCGTCGATGCGGACATCTCTCGAAAAAAATGATGTCATTTCCCTGCCTGATATTGACAAATTTGTTGACGGAGCCGCCGTAAAACAGGTGGGACAGCTCACAATGGAAATATGCAAAAAGGTGGTTGACGATATCATCCTGGTCCCGGAAGGAAAAGTTTGCTCGACAATTCTTGAACTTTATAATGAAAATGCGATCGTTGCGGAACCGGCGGGAGCACTTCCGATTGCCGCACTCGACTTTTATCAGGATCAAATCAAAGGCAAAACCGTCGTTTGTATAATCAGCGGCGGCAATAACGATATTGACAGAATGCAGGAAATCAAGGAACGATCCTTAATCTATGAAGGACTCAAACATTATTTTGTCGTGAATTTCCCGCAGCGGGCCGGAGCCTTACGGGAATTTTTGGATCATGTACTGGGAGAAAATGACGACATCACCCGTTTTGAGTATACGAAAAAGAACAACAAGGATAACGGGCCGGCCCTTGTCGGAATCGAACTCAAGAATAAAGATGATTACCAGCCGTTAATCGATCGAATGAATGCAAACGGGGTGCAATACATGGAAATTAATCATGATCCGTATCTGTTTCATCTCTTGATTTAAAAACCGGAAAATGGTTGTGTGCAGCAAAAAAAGTTGTATTCAGCAAAAAAGGCATGCCAAACGGCATGCCATACCTTTTTTCTGCCAAGCATTCATTTTTTTCCACCAAACATTCACTTTTTATATCAAGCATTCACACTTGATAACGGTAACCGCTTGTCCTGCCATAAGAACCCTGTCTTCATTCAACTGAATTTTCAGTATGCCTCCGCGTTTCGAAGCTTGATACGCATAAAACTCATTTTTCTGCAACTTTTTGCTCCAATAGGGTGCGAGACAACAGTGAGCCGAGCCGGTGACAGGATCTTCATTGACTCCTACTGCCGGAAAAAAACACCTGGAAATAAAGTCGAATTCATCCGATTTGCTTGTTACGAGTACCCCTCTTGTTTGGATCTTTTCCAACAAAGAAAAATTAGGATTCAGATTTTTGAGCATGTCTTCGGATTCTATTTCAATTAAATAATCGAATCGATTTCGTCCCACGTAAATGGGATTTATCTGTAAAGCATCGATTAATTCCGCAGGATACCCGCACTCGGCTGCAGGTTCCGCAGGGAAATTGAGTTGAATCCATGCGCCATCCTTTTTCGCCGTCAAACGGCCGCTCTTTGTATAAAAATTCGCTTGCCCGTCGATTGGCAACACTTTCATTTCCCACAAAATATGAGCGCTCGCCAATGTTGCATGGCCACACAATTCAACCTCGGTGTTTGGCGTAAACCACCTCAGTGAATAACCATCTTGATGCGGAAACAAAAACGCTGTTTCAGAAAGATTCATTTCTGCGGCGATGTTTTGCATTTGAACATCATCAAGCGGGTCAGGCGTTAAACAGACAGCGGCCGGATTTCCTTTGAATGCTTTATCAGTGAAAGCATCAATCACATATATCGGCAGAGCCATGAATTCCCCTCCCAATTCCTCTTCCATACTTTTGGTATCATGGTTTCAAATACCGTTGCAAATGGAACATTCTTGCCGATTTGGCGGAGAATGCAGTTTTCTCAACTTAATTTTCTTAACTTCATTTTCTCCACTTAATGGCTCAGTCCCGCACTTTGCTTTCCGGTAACGGTTTCAAGTTCAACGACATATAAGTTGATTTTTCCGATCGCCGGATATCCTTGTTGTTCGAATTTCCAATTCGGGTCTCCGTACTTTTCCCATAGCCGGTCAAAAAACCATACTTTCTGAACCTCTTCTTCAATTTGCGAAATTTTCCCGTAAGCGATGACACTGGTATATACCAGGGCAGATTGACACGCGTATCGCTTTCCTGGGTGTACATCTCCCATTTCGCATATTTCGATGCAAACACGTGCATTCTCTTTT
Above is a window of Fodinisporobacter ferrooxydans DNA encoding:
- the ilvA gene encoding threonine ammonia-lyase IlvA — encoded protein: MNKVSMEDIIVANHVLKDVIRRTPLQKNSILSDRYHCNVYLKREDLQVVRSFKIRGAYHLIRNLSEEQWKTGVVCASAGNHAQGVAFSCNFLKINGKIFMPSTTPRQKISQVKLFGGPYVEVILTGDTFDDSFHEAMKYCTEHQMVFVHPFDDPAVIAGQGTVGMEIMNEMEEPVDFVFGSIGGGGLMSGVGTYIKGISPSTRIIGVEPQGAPSMRTSLEKNDVISLPDIDKFVDGAAVKQVGQLTMEICKKVVDDIILVPEGKVCSTILELYNENAIVAEPAGALPIAALDFYQDQIKGKTVVCIISGGNNDIDRMQEIKERSLIYEGLKHYFVVNFPQRAGALREFLDHVLGENDDITRFEYTKKNNKDNGPALVGIELKNKDDYQPLIDRMNANGVQYMEINHDPYLFHLLI
- a CDS encoding PhzF family phenazine biosynthesis protein, with product MALPIYVIDAFTDKAFKGNPAAVCLTPDPLDDVQMQNIAAEMNLSETAFLFPHQDGYSLRWFTPNTEVELCGHATLASAHILWEMKVLPIDGQANFYTKSGRLTAKKDGAWIQLNFPAEPAAECGYPAELIDALQINPIYVGRNRFDYLIEIESEDMLKNLNPNFSLLEKIQTRGVLVTSKSDEFDFISRCFFPAVGVNEDPVTGSAHCCLAPYWSKKLQKNEFYAYQASKRGGILKIQLNEDRVLMAGQAVTVIKCECLI
- a CDS encoding pyridoxamine 5'-phosphate oxidase family protein encodes the protein MRGIIHNAAREMAKEDVLSFLKKGKIAHVATVGEDGYPYVIPLVYIYEEGTKLYLHTGNLRESHFQQNIKENARVCIEICEMGDVHPGKRYACQSALVYTSVIAYGKISQIEEEVQKVWFFDRLWEKYGDPNWKFEQQGYPAIGKINLYVVELETVTGKQSAGLSH